The Quercus lobata isolate SW786 chromosome 9, ValleyOak3.0 Primary Assembly, whole genome shotgun sequence region tggctccaccatcaatttttgtcgttttccttcaagattctTGCTGGGTTTTTGTCTTTAGAAGCCGGTAAGACCTTTTTGCccatctttttcaagtttatttcttgatttcatgcatttttcatgcattctcattactattttcggcactttcaaaattattggggtttttgatgattcaagccaattcttgtgtaattgatcaatgggtttttatgccatgatgttatattaATGTTCCCTATgatttaatttgataaatttggtggtttttgaaaaattgaaaattctagggttttgaatttgatccgaattggggattttgtcaaattaggtttaaattgatgaaattggcttctccaattgatgtaattggtctctccaattgatgtaattggtcattattatttttattctatcATGTacaatgatcaattcgtcaatttttttttttaaattgatcgAGTGGTTTCtttaatttggggtttttgtgttaaaaacctttATGTGCAAgccatttttataatttgaatctttttgacTCAATTCATTGCATTagcacatgcatcatgacattttaacttgttcatgcatcatataggttttgatttgttttgtttttgtgctaacttgcagtctgcccttggtttctgttttgtggtttttgttctttcgctctgtgttttgatccttctcttagcaccatgcctaggaaaactagagctaataggaccacttccacttcctctgagtctccacctagagtagagctgtttaagaatgataagtgtagagaagcctatgacaccttgatctgtaggcgtaagatctggtctgagcgagctgttgtgttagatgcgcttgatccggccattagggctaactttgagtctaggggttggttgcctctcgtaCAGATAGATCATCTAcctccgaccgccctgattagagagttctatgcgaatctctcttgccacatctatgattccaacacccttgttaggagttggatacgaggtgtagagttcaccattacccctcgggtggtGGCTGATGCTCTAGGGGTGCCGGTAGTTCTGGATGCTATCTATCCCTATGAGgagtcaccctctttagatgtagtcatgtcttacatcactgggtcatctatccagtggggttctgatcctcagatcaagtccgctgagcttaccgagtcTGCTTATCTCCTTTTtaggattgcgtgtcattctgtgtggcctatctctcacttccacatcatccctttagagcgatgtgtgtttttgtatgccttaTCTTCTGGAGcatctatcagttttcctcacttgttccttcgttctttgaacgaggttcataggagttctgccgtagggcatgtgttgattcatcctattttcattcataggattctgctctATTTGGGTTTAGATGGTTTTCCTtcaggtgagcctgttcatgtgatagctcctataggtgccacctttcttcgtcagagggctgctcagttgaagggtcctccttctcgtcctagaggtgcgtcgtctagtagtgttccccctcctccctcttctacaggtgcaGATGCTGCTGAGCCTTCAGGTACTGCTGatgctgctgttcctccaccgactgctacggatgattcagacattcgtcacACGTTGGATCAtctcttgaccgttcaggcggcttaaggacagattttggtggacgtgcttgatgagatccgtgctttacgtgcggagttggcgcagtttgGACCACCTCCCTTTTAATGATGGATTTCTTGtgtgccctttggcattccatcacaaaaagggggagtacttgtggagtttgctttcagggggagttttttgtttttggttggagcttgtggagtttttagattgtatctaggtgctttaCTGTGTACTTAACTTTTTTAGCTCTTTCCTTGTTTTTGAtagatattcatgttagggggagttttatgttttttgttagtactttatttgtttcttatttcaaactgcttattgatttatattcatgagttattcattaatatatgtctttatttgtgtgttgtttgaattCAAGaagttaatttgtttacttgtattatttccacacatgcggttatgcattttgtttagtgtttcaagaaatatacaggttgattcaattgagctgttgtcaacacttgcaactgatggatagtagttaggattgaattttttttttttatgagcattattttgtaaagggttttttcatgttgtaaactttgagctcttaagttgtgttttgtcacagattgccaaaaggggagtttgttaggttctaaagtttaggactttatgtattttagaactctaatgtgtaatgttggcaaaccatgatcaaaacaatgtgtttagaagtgtttaaagctagctcaaagttgtatgtcaatgtaaagttggaatcgagtggaaagcagaaagcagtatggctttcggcctggctcgatcgatcgaagcttaggctcgaccgatcgaacatcgggcagattgcttttctgcagattcgtccaactcagccctatgtgtttaaaatgtttttagggtttcttatttgtcctaagtataaaaggcaaatcctagccacgttttagtgttgctcatattgcgcttgtgagatctagaggagctttcctttacacaaacttagggtttttaaGGAAGAGATATTCTctaaaccttgatgatcaaaaacagttgctgccattaaagcttaaagaatacaaaagcgggggtgcttgtagctggtggaatccaaagaaagaaggagtccgtggattcggagcttgcacgtggtcgtgtcagaaagttctactggttggtagcattaggaagtcgagcgggggtgcttgtaagtccttttgtatggacttcgattctttctgatagtggattcaagtttaccttaaggatagctaggtcaaatcctccccatgtttttaccggtttggtttcctgggtgatcatatcgtgtgttatttattttccgctgctttgcatgatttgatctttattattgtgataacctagatttgttaatctgactaagtaacaacttggctaattaactagggttaatcaattgtttaaggggtctaaaaactgtcaaataTGATGTTTTCCTTAGTTTTAGAGGTGATGACACTCGTAATAATTTTACTGACCATCTATATGCTGCTTTGCAATGGAATGGCATTTTGACCTTTAAGGATGAAGAAAAACTTAAGAGAGGAAAACCTATTTCTTTAGAGCTCTTGAAAGCAATAAATGAATCAAGGTTTGCTATTGTAATTCTTTCAAGAAACTATGCATCTTCGACATGGTGTTTGGATGAGCTTGTAGAAATTATCCGATGcatgaaagaaaatgaaatgataGTTATACCAGTTTTTTATGATGTGGATCCATCTGATGTACGAAAACAGACAGGAGCTTTTGCAAAATCCTTTATTGATCACAAACGTCTTAACAAGATTTTAATGGAGATTGAAATGTGGAGAGATGCTTTGAGAGAATTGGCCAATATCGCCGGATGACATTTACAAGATAGGTAATTTCCATATAAACATTTCTTTTACTGATATCTAAATAAcagctttattattattattaatcatATGCCATGTAGTATATAAGTAGCTATGAGAATGTATTACAACACGCGTGGATTCAAATATTTCAACTTATGCTTGTGGGAGTTGAGTGATTTTCCAACAATGAGTGCTCTCGAGCCTTAGGCACGTAGCAGCAGTTGGTGTCCCACAGGTGCTTGTGGGAGTTAAGTGATTTTCCCCCTGTTTCGGGGTGGTGAGGTCAGGGGAGTTTGGTGGTTTTGTTTTCAAATGGCAGAAGAGCTTGAGTTTCTATGGCAAAAGTTAAAGGTCAcggaagaggaagagaaaagtgTTAACCTAGGGAGAGAATGTTCTAAGGCTGCAAACGAGAGAGGAAAGAACTGCTTAGTTATGAAGGTCTTATCACGCAGAGGAGTTATCCTGGATGCACTAAGGAAAAATGTTAGGATGTTATGGAAGCCAAATAAGAGCATTAGTATTTCGGTGATTGAAGAGGAGATGTTTTTAGTAGAGTTTGACAATGAACGGGACAAGAGGAGAGTCTTGGAGATGAGCCCGTGGCATTATGAGAAGCAACTGGTTCTACTCTTGGATTTTGACGGAGACCAAGACCCAAAGGATATTGTACTCAGGTGGTCTCCTTTCTGGGTTCAAATGTACAATCTGCCCCTAAAACATAGGACAAGAGAAACAGGGATGGCCATCGGGGCTAGTCTTGGTGAAGTTTTAGAGGTGGATGTGGCTGACTCCGGGGTTCAGTGGGGAAAGTGCCTTCGAGTTCGTGTCAAGATAGACGTTTCTCGCAAGCTTATACGAGGAAGAAAGATAAACGTAGATGAGGGGGTGGCTTGGTGGGTGCTCTTCAAATATGAGCGCCTTCCAAATTTTTGCTACCGTTGTGGACTGTTGGAACATGACCTGAAGGACTGCACGCAAAAAGAAGAGTTAGACAAAAACGGCAAAATGGGAGAGCTTCAGTACAGTGCATGGATGAGAGGTGAACCGGCGAGGAGATCAGGATGGGAACAACATTATGCAAAAAAGGATGAAGGTGTAGGCGTGTGGGGGAGAATACTGGACGACAATTACCAGTTTTCAAAGGCACAGACGTCGAGGTATGAAACGGTGGGGACTGACAAAAGAAAGCCTGATGTGCAAAACGTCGGGGAGAAGACTTTGGATAGCATGACACTAACCTCGGTGGACAGAGAAAGGAGCAGTGAGGGTTATTAGGAAAAGGGGTTGGTCAACACCATCGATGAGACTCCAAGGGAAAGCATTGCCATTTTGGTGAAAGAAGGCGTGGATAGAAATTAGACAAACAACGGGATTGAGGGATGTGGACAGGGAACGAAGGAGACACATCAAATAGGGGtcccaaaattcaattttaagcCCGTGAAAAAGGTTCAGGAGGAAGGAGGTCAAGTGGGCTTGGATTCAAAAGTTGACGGTGATGGCCCAATGGCCATGACTTATGCATGGAGTTAGGGTGGGTTTCAGAGGTTTTAGGCCCAACTAGTGGACATTGGAAGAGAAAAGCCCGTGAGGGGCATACCAAAGGCAAAGATAAGGCTTTAAGCCCagtgaggaaaaaaagaaatgctcAAAACCCACTCACAAAATTAGATCAGAATACTCTGGAAGTGAAAAGAAGGAGAACAAAAGTGCAGGAAAAAGACGTGGTTGAGAATGAAACTCAAAGGGTTGGCGGTGTGGCGGATGCTGCAAGGCAGCACTGTCGAGCCCAATGAGCCTCTTGGCCTGGAATTGCTACGGCCTTGGGTCAGCTCCGGCGGTGCGCTCACTCACCGATGAGGTGAAAGACATCGACCcggttttggttttcttatcGGAGACCAAGGCAAATCGAAATAGAGTTAAAGGAATTCAGAGAAAGCTAAATTTTACTCAGGGGATTATAGTTCCAAGCGATGGCCGGAGTGGGGGGCTGGTGATGTTGTGGAAGGAAGGGGCGGATGTGTCCTTTAAAAGCTGTTCAAATGCGCATATCAACGTGGTGGTCCGTGAGGGAGTTGGCGCGCAACCGTGGCAAGCTACGGGGTTTTACGGACACCCTGATGCAGGTATGAGATTTACATCTTGGAATTTACTTAAATCACTAAAAAGACAGTGTGATATGCCGTGGGTTGTTTgtggggattttaatgaaattgtgcAATCTGATGAGAAATTCGGGTGGTTAGATAGGGACGCGAGACAAATGGAGGTGTTTAGAGAGTGTCTATCTGACTATGGTCTCATTGACTTGGGTTTTGTGGGGCAGCGTTTTATGTGGTGTAATGGTAGGATTGGGGAGCAACGTACTCGGGTTAGGTTGGATAGGATGGTGGCTAATGAGGAGTGAAGGAAGATGTTCCCTGAGGCAAGAGTTATTCACAGAGCAATGGCAGCTTCAGACCATTGTTTGCTAAATCTGTCTCTTAGGCAGTGGGTGAAAAGAAAGGGAAGTAGAAAACGGTTTATGTTTGAAGCTATGTGGACTAGAAAAGAGAGCTATAGAGAGGTGATTGAAACGGCCTGGGATTCTTTGAATGCTAATCCGGATGTGTAGATTCAAGATAGGCTAAAAAGTTGCCAAGCTCACCTGCAGACCTGGAATCGTAGGGAATTCGGCAATGTTAACAAAAATTTGAAGCAGAAGCAGAGTCGCCTATAGCAACTAGAAGAGTTGAACTTGCTACATGAATCAGCGGAGGAGATTTAGACTCTGAAAAAGGAAATAAACGAAGTATTGTTGCAGGAAGAAATGATGTGGAATCAGAGGTCAAGGGCTTTATGGGTTAAATGTGGGGATcggaatacaaaattttttcatgcCACGGCTAGCAATAGGCGCCAGAAAAATAGAATAGAAGGTTTGTGTGATTCGGGGGGTATGTGGAGAGAGGACTGTGAAGAGGTGGAAGGTATAATTTTGACATATTTCAAGGAAATTTACAGCTCAAACTTCCTAGTTGATTTTGGGGCTAGCCTTGGGGCGGTGGACAAGAAAGTTAcagaagaaatgaaagaaaaccTGCTGATGGAATTTAAGGCAGCAGAGGTTTGGCATGCCTTGAAGCAGATGCATCCCACAAAATCTCCAGGCCCAGACGGTATGTCAcctatattttttcaaagataTTGGGATATTGTTGGTCCTTATGTAGTAAACTGTGTCCTCCAAACTCTTAGAACAGGTGTTATGCCAAATGGTTTAAATGACACTTATATATGTCTAATACCTAAAGTTAACTGCCCCCAAAAGATAACGGAATTCCGACCAATAAGCCTGtgtaatgttatatataaactTGTATCCAAAGTATTGGCTAACAGGTTGAAGAGAGTACTCCCAGAAGTCATCAGTGATGCACAAAGCGCCTTTGTACCAGGGAGGCAGATCACAGATAATGTTCTTGTGGCTTTCGAAGTCATGCACTGTATAAATAAAAGGAGAAAAGGGAAAGAGGGGTTGATGGCAATAAAGATTGATATGAGTAAGGCGTACGACCAGGTTGAGTGGGCGTATTTGGAGGCGATGATGCTCAAATTGGGTTTCCAAGATAGGTGGATATCATTGATGATGATGTGTGTGACCACGGTGTCATATTCCGTGCTCTTATATGGGGAACCGAAGGGTAGGATTGTTCCAACTCGAGGGCTTAGGCAGGGGGACCCGATATCACCGTACCTTTTCCTTTTGTGTGCGGAGGGTCTCTCGGCCATgcttaaaaagtttgaaaatgggGGAATTCCTAGAGGCATTGCGGTGTGTAGAAGTGCTCCTCGGGTCTCTCATTTACTTTTTGCTGATGACTGTATAGTGTTTGGCAAAGCTTCAAAGGAGGAGGGGCTGAGACTTTTAAAAATCCTTGAGGTGTATGAAAGGGAGTCGGGACAAAAGCTAAACAGAGAGAAAACTTCTCTCTTcttcagcaaaaataaaaagggaggaGTTTAAAGAGGATGTGAAAGATATGTTTGGAGCACAAATCATCCATCAGCATGAGCGATACTTGGGGTTGCCCCCGTTGGTGgggaagggaaaaaagaaagccTTCCATCAAATATTGGATCAGGTTGGTCGAAAAGTAGCGGGTTGGAAAGGAAAGCTGTTGACAACAGGGGGCCGTGAAATCCTAATAAAGGCCATTGCCCAAGCCACCTCAATGTATATGATGAATTGTTTTAAACTTCCTGATTCCTTATGTAATGAGTTAAACTCGTTGATgaggaaattttggtggggtcagcgtgaaaaagaaaggaagctTGCTTGGATAGCTTGGGAGAAGATGTGCACACCAAAGGCTGAAGGTGGGATGGGTTTTAAGGATCTCAAAGCTTTTAATCTAGCCTTGCTTGCAAAACAGGGGTGGAGAATCTCTCAAGATACAGATTCCTTGGCTCATCGGGTGTTTAAAGCTAAATACTTCCCGGATTCCAACTTTTTGGAGGCTCAGTTAGGCAAAAACCCATCATACACTTGGAGAAGTCTAGTGGTTGCTATAGGGGTTCTAAAGCGGGGACTGAGATAGAATATTGGTAATGGGCAAAGGGTGAGGATATGGGCAGACAAGTGGATTCCAATCCCCAATTCATTCAGGGTTGTAAGCCCTCATCCTCAAAACTTCGAAGGTGAACTAGTGGAAAGCCTTCTAGACTAAGAAGTTGGGGGGTGGAATACTAGTGTTGTGAAAAACTGTTTCTTGCCCCATGAAGCGGAGGCTATTTTGAGCATCCCTATCAGTAAATGTTTGCCGGATGATGCCTTGGTCTGGGCTTGGACCAAAAAAGGTAACTTCATAGTGAAAAGTGCTTACCATGTAGCACATGAGTGGCTGATGGATGGAAGAGGCAAAGGGGCTGGTTGTGAGGGATCAAACCTGaataagaaaaaggaattttGGAAGACCATTTGGGGATTAAAGTGCCCAAGTAAAGTCAAACACTTTATGTGGAGGGCGTGCAAGAATATCCTTCCTACAAACTATTGCCTTTGCCTTCGGAAGGTTTCCAAAGGGGATGAGTGTGGGCTGTGCGGGCTGGTAGaatccttgggacatgccttgtgGGACTGTTGGTTGGCAGATGCGGTTTGGAAGGAAGCTAAGATTTCATTTCCGAGGGGCTGCCACCCTCATCGCGATTTCATTGATGTGGTTTGGAAGCTGTgggaagaaagaaaggaaggcGAGCTAGAACATTTGGCGTGCATAGTGTGGTGCATTTGGAAGAACAGGAATGcttcaaaatttgaaggaaaatgcAAGGACGCGAGGAGGATTGTGACTGAAGCCACTGCTCTTGTTGAGGAATTTAGTGAGAAGTATGGTGCCCCAAAACAAACTACCCCACAGAGATCTGAAAGATGGACCCCTCCTAGTGAAGGTTGGTATAAAGTAAACATGGATGGGGCGGTGTTTAATGAGCTGGGCAGCTGTGGAATTGGGATTGTCATAAGAAACGAAAGGAGAGAAATCATGGGAGTGATGAGCAAAAGGACGGACTTTCCGTTGGGAGCTTTGGAAGTGGAAGCCAAAGCTTTTGAAGAGGGCTTGCTGCTTGCTGGTGACCTTGGGCTGAAGCACATTGTGCTGGAAGGTGATGCGCAAGTAGTAACAGATGCGTTGATGGGCTGTAGCTCCCCCCCAACCTCAATCCAGATGATTATCGAAGGCATCCAGAGGCTGAATTGTAACGTCCTGGATTGGAAAGTCAGCAATGTTCGTAGAACAAGCAATATGGCTGCACACCGTATGGCTAGGAATGCAAAATTTGTGAATGATTCTGTTATCTGGGTTGAGGATATCCCACCCATCATTGAATTTCAAGTTATCAAAGATGTAACTGTTTTGGACCACGGTCCAGTTTAATGAATGCTGTTGaagtttgaacaaaaaaaaaaaaaaaaattcaacttatGCTAGTTAAAAGCTTGTTGTATTTCGGGACTCAGTGGAAGCAATGCTGATATATTATTGTTATAACAAATAATTTGAGACGGCTGCTTCAACACTTAGGAGAAGCTCGTTTGGAAAAGAGTGAAACAAAACTATccataatattattataaatgtTGGATTCCCAAACTAGAATTGGATGATGCACACAACAACACGTGTCATATATGAGTCTTAAAATGCTTGACATGTAATTGATTCTTTAAGATATTTAGGACTAACAATGCTACATGGGAAGGCTCACGTCTTAGGCAAGAACAATAATTGTTTGctttgaaattctttttttagatCATTCTGTCGTAAACCATCTCCCCCTCACCCCCCATAATAAATTGCATGGAATGAGAGACAATTGGATAAAGATCGAACTGAAGTAATCTAACCAGCATCAACAAAAggttttataacaaaaaaaatatagttccCAATCCATCATTTTGACATGTATAAGTGATATAATCATACAGTTCTTATATGAGTAATTCTATCCACATTGCTCAAGCTAATGAATTCATATTTGTTTCACTTAAGTATTATCACCTAATGCTTTTCTCCACAGGCGTGAGGCAGATTTTATCCAAAACATTGTGGAAGTGATACTGCGTGAACTGAGTTCCAAATTCTCAAGCATTACCCAAAAAAACTTGGTAGGAATAGATTCTTCAGTAGAGGAATTGATCACTTCATATTTAGATTTTGGGGGCAAAGTTTTCATGATTGGGATTTGTGGTATGGGGGGGCTGGGAAAGACAACTCTTGCTAGAGTGATTTATGAGAAGTTCTCCAACGATTTTGAAGGTTCTAGCTTTATCGCTAATGTTAGGGAAGTTTCAGAAAAACAGAGTTTGCTTCCATTACAAAAACAACTTCTTGCACAAACTTTGGGGGAAAGAAATATAGATATATGGGATGTTTATGATGGAGTTGACATGATCAAGAAGAGGCTACATTGGAAAAGGGTTCTAGTTGTTCTAGATGATGTTAATCAATTGGACCAATTAGAAAAATTGGTTGGAGAATATGGCTGGTTTGGAGAAGGGAGTTGGATCATAATAACAACCAGAGATGATCATTTGTTGCTTCAACATGAagttcataaaatatataagccTAATACATTAAATGTCCATGATGCTCTAAAgcttttttgtttgaaagccTTCAAAAATGAGCAACCAGGAGAAGGTTATGTACAACTCTCTGAAAAAGTGATATCTTATGCTAAAGGACTTATGTTGGCTCTTGTAACTTTGGGTTCCTTTTTGTTTGGAAGAACAATGGATGAATGGCAAAGTGCATTgcacaatttgaaaaaaaaaaaatcctaaaagtGAGATATTTGATTTACTTAAATTAAGTTATGATGGACTAGAGAAAATGTGGAAGGATATTTCTTGGATATTGCGTGTTTCTTAAGAGGGAAGACTAAAGATCAAGTAATAGAGATATTAGAGAATCGTGGGTTTGATGTGAGAATCGGTATTAGTGTTCTTTTAAATAAATCTCTCATAATCTTAGAAAACAAGACATTGTGGATGCATGATCTACTACAAGAAATGGGTAGAGAAATTGTCCGTCGAGAATCATGTGAAGAGCCTGGAAAGCGTACGTAGTAGGTTGTGGCTTTGTAAAGATTTGTTGCATATAATGACGAAAGATACGGTAAGAGCaatggcaaaaataaaaatttatttcaacaaaCGAGTTTAAGTTGGTATAATAGCCTAATTTCGTtcaataaaatagtttattcTGATTCAACAGGTACATAGGTGCCTAGGTTCTTGATTAACGAAATACAGAATACAAACTTTCGTTTTCATATATTGTTTCTAacgattttttatatttttgaaaacataatatGATTGTATCATATCTATAATATATAATGGAagtttcacaataaattttgcaaaactTCTGTTACTTCATGTCATCAGCAACCCATCACTAGCTAATTTTGGTTCTCCATTCCAGTCCCTTTATCTCCTCTTAAATTCTATGGTTGTACTTTGTtcaacctttcttcttttttttttttcttttttttttttttttttttttttttttttttttttttgtaatgttcaatattccattccattccttttaTGCCTTCTTAAATTCTACCACTGCACTTTATCCAATCttcattttcctatttttcaATATTCACCACCCCCCACCCCAATTAATTATCTTCCATATTATTTTCCATATAAATCTATGGGGTAATATCACTCCCCTTCTTAGAAGAAGTTTGGGGACATGACATTCCAC contains the following coding sequences:
- the LOC115961973 gene encoding uncharacterized protein LOC115961973, with the translated sequence MFGAQIIHQHERYLGLPPLVGKGKKKAFHQILDQVGRKVAGWKGKLLTTGGREILIKAIAQATSMYMMNCFKLPDSLCNELNSLMRKFWWGQREKERKLAWIAWEKMCTPKAEGGMGFKDLKAFNLALLAKQGWRISQDTDSLAHRVFKAKYFPDSNFLEAQLGKNPSYTWRSLVVAIGVLKRGLR
- the LOC115961974 gene encoding uncharacterized protein LOC115961974, coding for MDGRGKGAGCEGSNLNKKKEFWKTIWGLKCPSKVKHFMWRACKNILPTNYCLCLRKVSKGDECGLCGLVESLGHALWDCWLADAVWKEAKISFPRGCHPHRDFIDVVWKLWEERKEGELEHLACIVWCIWKNRNASKFEGKCKDARRIVTEATALVEEFSEKYGAPKQTTPQRSERWTPPSEGWYKVNMDGAVFNELGSCGIGIVIRNERREIMGVMSKRTDFPLGALEVEAKAFEEGLLLAGDLGLKHIVLEGDAQVVTDALMGCSSPPTSIQMIIEGIQRLNCNVLDWKVSNVRRTSNMAAHRMARNAKFVNDSVIWVEDIPPIIEFQVIKDVTVLDHGPV